GGCTGGCTGGACGAGATGGTCGCGGTGGAGCATCCGGGCTACCGGCTGACGAAGACCGCGCGGATCGCCCGGCCGGACCGCGAGGACGCAGTCCCGGGCGACGTCCTGCTGACGGTCGCCGCCGAGCACGGCCGCAAGGTCGTCGGCTGCACCGAGGTCGTCGTCCCCGGAGGCGGCGCGTCCCGTGCGACCCAGCACGACCGCCCGCCGGCCGACGACCATCACGGCCTCGGACTGGACCTGTGGGTCAAGGCGACGATGCTGCGCCTGCTCTACGACGATTACCCGCAGGTCACGCAGGTCGCCACCGACACCGTCGAAAACGATGCCGCCCTGCTCGCCGTCAACCGCCATCTGGGGTTCCGGCTGCACCACCGCACCAACGAGTACCGCCTCGACGTCGACCCCGGAGACCCTGCCCCCGGACCCCCGTCTCCATAGCCTTCACTCCAGTTCGTTGCAACGTGACGCAACGTACGTTGCATTGATTTCACGTTCGTTGCAACGATATTTCAATGCTGACCTGCTCGAATGCACTTACAGTGCAACACACGTGTTGCCAGACACGGAAAGGCAACGTAGCGTTTGCGATGTCAGAAAGAACGAAGCGCCACAAGGAGAACACGATGAACGAGTACGCCACCCCCGCCCCGATCGCCGCCGTCCTGGACGTCCCCGCCGGCCGCGTGCGGTTCATCGCCGCGGACCAGGCCGTCACCGCCGTCGAGGTCCTGCCGGCCGACGCCGCCAAGGGCCGCGACGTCAAGGCGGCCGAGCAGACCACGGTCGACTACGCCGACGGCGTCCTGCGCGTCCAGGCCCCGGCGGCCGAGAACAAGATGACCGGCCGACCGGGCTCCGTCGAGGTGACGGTCCGGCTGCCCGCCGGCTCCCGGGTCGAGGTCACGGCCGCCGCCACCGAGTTCCGGGGCGTCGGCCGCCTGGGCGAGGTCGCCTTCGACGGCGCCTACCGCCAGATCAAGGTGGACGAGGCCGCGAGCGTCCGCCTCACCGCCACCGACGGTGACGTGGAGATCGACCGGCTGGGCGGCTCCGCGGACATCAGCACCCGGCGGGGCGACATCCGGATCGCCGAGGCCACCGGCGGCACGGTCGTGCTGAGCACCCGGTCCGGTGACATCTCCGTCGGCGCCGCCGCCGGAGTGCCGGCCTCCCTGGACGCCGGCGCCGGCCACGGCCGCATCACCAACTCCCTCAAGAACGACGGCACCGCCGAGCTCACCATCAAGGCCACCACCTCCCACGGCGACATCACCGCCCGCAGCCTCTGACCTCCACGGCCTCAACGAAGGAGCACCCGTCATGACCAACCTGGCCATCGCAGCCGAGGGCCTGCGCAAGTCCTACGGAGACAAGGTCGTGCTCGACGGCGTCGACCTGGCCGTCCCGGAAGGAACGATCTTCTCCCTGCTCGGCCCGAACGGTGCGGGCAAGACCACCACCGTCCAGATCCTCTCCACCCTGATCAAGGCCGACGGCGGCACCGTCCGGGTCGCCGGTCACGACCTGGCCCGCAAGCCCGACGACGTGCGCGGCGCGATCGGCGTCACCGGCCAGTACTCGGCCGTCGACAAGCTCCTCACCGGCGAGGAGAACCTGCTGCTGATGGCCGACCTCAACCACCTGTCCCGCAACGACGGCAAGCGCAAGGCCACCGAACTCCTGGAACGGTTCGACCTGGTCGACGCCGCGGGCAAGCCCGCCTCCACCTACTCCGGCGGCATGCAACGCCGCCTGGACCTGGCGATGACCCTGGTCGGCGACCCCCGCCTGATCTTCCTGGACGAGCCCACCACCGGCCTGGACCCTCGCAGCCGCCGCGGCATGTGGCAGATCGTCCGCGAACTCGTCGCGGACGGCGTCACGATCTTCCTCACCACCCAGTACCTCGAAGAAGCCGACCAGCTCGCCGACCACATCGCCCTGCTCGACCACGGCCGCCTGATCGCCGAAGGCACCGCCGACGAACTCAAGCGCCTCATCCCCGGCGGCCACCTGTCGCTGCGGTTCACCGACGACGCCACCCTCGCCGACGCGCTCGCCGCGCTGGGCACCGGCTTCGTCGACCCCTCCGACGACGACCGGCTCACCCTGCAGGTCCCCTCCGACGGGAGCGTCGCGGCACTGCGCGACCTGCTGGCCCGGCTGGACACGGCCGGCGTCGAACCGGCCGACCTGTCCATCCACACCCCCGACCTCGACGACGTCTTCCTCACCCTCACCGGCCAGAACGACCAGAACCAGAAGCAGGAGGCCCTCCGATGAGCACCCTCGCCCTCGCCGCCCGCGACTCCTCCACCATGATCCGGCGCCAGCTCAAGCGCCTGATCCGCTACCCCTCGATGACCATCCAGCTGATCATCACGCCCGTCGTCCTGCTGCTGCTGTTCGTCTACGTCCTCGGCGGCACCCTCGGCGCCGGCATCGGCGGCGGACGCGACGCCTACGTCGACTACGTCCTCCCCGGCATCCTGCTCATGGCCGCAGCCACCGCCGCCACCGGCACCGCCGTCATGGTCGCCACCGACATGACCGAAGGCATCATCGCCCGCTTCCGCACCATGCGGATCTCCCGCGCCTCGGTCCTGACCGGCCACGTCGTCGGCAGCGTCGTCCAGCAGCTGCTCGGCATGGCCGTCCTGATCGGCATCGCCTTCGCGATCGGCTTCCGGCCCAACGCCACCGCCGTGGAATGGCTGGCCACCGTCGGGCTGCTCACCCTGTTCGTCCTGGCCATCACCTGGCTGTCGGTGGCCCTGGGCCTGAAGTCCTCCACCCCCGAGGCCGCCAGCAACGCCCCCATGCCGCTGGTCCTGCTGCCCTTCCTCGGCTCCGGCTTCGTCCCCACCGACGACATGCCCACCGTCCTGCGCTGGTTCGCCGACTACCAGCCCTTCACCCCGATCATGGAGACGATCCGCGGCCTCACGCTCGGCACGGAGATCGGCAACAGCGCCGCGATCGCCACCGCCTGGTGCGCCGGCATCGCGCTCCTCTCCTACCTCTGGGCCAAGCGAACCTTCAACAACTCCTGACGATGAACCGGCCGGACAGGCGACGCCTTGAACCGTGGCCGATCGCGAGCACCTCGGTGCCGTGGTCGGCCACTTTCGCGTTCGGCTCCGAACCGGGGGCCGGGCGGGCGGCGACGGTTCTGGGACGTGGCCGGGTTCGCGTCCCGGTGGGCGCGGAGGCGCCGGCCGGTCATCGGGGTGCGGCCCTCGCCGTCGCGGGGCCGGGCGCTCATCTCGCCGAGCCCGTCCGGGATGACGCCGAGGAGATCGGCGGGGACGAGTTCGTCGATCTGCCGGCCGTCGGCGAACAGGTCGCAACACTACGTGGACGTGCTGCGCCGCGTCTGCCGGGACGGCGCCCGCGTCGCTCTGTGACCCGGAACGCGTCACCCGTCGGCGGCGTTCGAAGCATCCGCGCGTTTCGTGAGGTCCGCCGCGATGCCGTCCCAGTCCGGGCCGTGCATCCACAGGCTGTGGGCGGCCTCGCGCAGCAGGTCCGGTTCGTCCGGCCGCTGCAGGAGCACCAAGCGGTATGCCAGGTTGCGCACCCACACCGGCAGGTGCCCGTCGACGATGTTCGGGGAGAGCTCTCGCAGCATGGCGAGGATCGCGTCCGCGTCGGCGAACGTCAGCTCCTCGACGAAGTGGTGCACCCGATGTTCGAGCCCGCACTCGGGGGTGGGGCGGTACTCGTCTCCGAAGAGGCACCGGGCGTGCTCCGTCAGGGTGCTGTGCATGCCCGGAGACTACGCGCCGGACGTCCCGCGCGTTGTGGACCTTCGGCCCTACCGCGGGACGGCGCGGATGGTGGGCTGCCCCACCCGCGGATGCTGCCGCGCCTCGGGGTGCCCGGCGACGCGGCGACGGGCTCCGTGCGCCGTCCCGTCGAGGACGTCATCGAGCCCCGAGCGGCGCGTCAGCGCGAGGCGATGGGGCCCGCCAGGAACGGGAAGTCCAGGAAGTCCCGGGTGAAGTGGACGCCGGTGATCTCGGCCGCGAGCGCGAACGAGCGCGCGGTCTTGAACGGGTGCAGGCGTCCGAACTCGGCTTTCCACTCGTCGCCCACGGGTTCGGTGGGGACGCCGAGCTTGCGCAGGGCGTGGTCGAGCCGGTTCGGGTCGCTTCCCCATCCGTTGGACGGCAGGGGCGGGACGAAGCCGGTGACCAGTTCGCCGTCCACGGCGTAGACGAAGCCGTCCTGCGCGTAGTCGTGGCGGCAGATGGCGACCATCTCGCTTCCCCGTGAGAGGTCGGCGGCGTAGTCGCTCAGCACGGCCGTCCAGCCGCCCAGTTCGACGGCGACGCTCCACCCGTTCGCCTGGACGACTCCGATATGGCCGCCTTCGGCTTCCATCGCGGGTTCGCCGCCGATGTCCCACAACTGCTCGAAGGCCACCTCCTCGCCCGGTTCGTCCGATGCGGTGAAGCGGCGCAGGACGTCCGTGGGGGTGAGGCCGCGGAAGAACGACACGCAGAAGATGATGTCGAGGGCGTCGGCGGGGTCATCGAGCCACAGGTACGCGGCGAGGGGATCGGTCATACCGGACGTCCGGCGTCGTCGAGGCGGGCGAGCGCGGTGATGACGCGCTCGGAGATGTCCTTCGGCCAGGGGAAGGACGGACTGACGGCGCGCTGGTGGGCGAGTCCGTGCAGGCCGAGCCAGAGCGCGACGGCGTCGGCGGGCACGTCGGTGCTGGTCGCCGACCCCGCGTCGACGCAGCCCGCGAGGACGTCGACGATGGTCTGCAGGGCCTCGGTGCCGAGCGTGGCCATGTCCTGTTCGGTCAGGGAGCTGTCGTCCAGGTTCGGTATCCACAGCCCGCCGAACATGGTGCGGTAGCGCTCCGGATGGGCCCGGGCGTATTCGAGGTAGGCGTCGCAGAGCGCGTACAGCCGCCGCCGCGGGTCGTCCCCGGCGCCTTCCACCGCGGCGCGCAGGTCGTCGGTCAGCCGGGCGAACTCCCGCTGGACGACGGCGAACATGATGGCGGGCTGGTCGGGGAAGTGCGGGTAGATCGAGGGGGCGGCGATCCCGACCCGGCGGGCGACCGACCGCAGGGTGATGGCGCGCTCGTCGCCCGTCTCGTCGAGCAGTTCCATCGCCGCGGCGACGATGTCCTCGCGCAGGCGGCCGCCCTCGCCACGGCGGTTGCGCACCCGGGCCGGTCGCGGCGCGGCCGCCTTCTCGGTGTCCTTCATGCCGTCAACTTACACCGCGAAGTTCATCGGTCTCGCTGCTCTGGGCGGATCCGCCGAGGGCGGATCGCGCTGTGACCGGTGCGGGCGGCGGCGCACAGTGAAGTCATGAGCGAAGAACGGAAGACGCCGCTGTTCGACGAACACGCGCGGCGCGACCTCTACCGGCAGCGCGTGCTGGTGCTCGACGGTCCCCTCGACGACGACAACGGGACGCTGCTCGCGACGCAGCTGATCGCGCTGGCGGCGGAGAACCCGTCGGCCGACATCGCGCTGTGGATCCACTCCCCCGGCGGGTCGGTCCCGTCGATGCTCGCGATCCGCGACGTCATGCGGCTCGTCCCGTGCGACGTGTCCACGCTCGTCCTCGGCATCGCCTACAGCGCCGGCCAGTTCCTGCTGTCGTCCGGAACCCCGGGCAAGCGCCGCGCCATGCCGCACGCCCGCGTGCTGATGCACCAGGGCTCCGCCGGGATCGGCGGCGCCGCCGTCGACATCGAACTGCAGGCCGGCGACCTGCGGCACACCCGCGACACGGTGCTCGGCCTCATCGCGCAGGACACCGGCCAGCCCCTCGACCGGGTCTTCGAGGACTCGCTGCACGACCGCTGGTACACGGCGCGGGAAGCGCTCGAATACGGGTTCATCGACACGATCGTCGAGACCTTCGACGAGGTCGCGCCGCCCCGGCACGCGCCGATCGGGCTGCGTGCGTCCGCCGAAGGAGCCGTCCGATGAGCACCTACACGATCCCGAACGTCATCGCGCGGCACCCTCACGGGGAACGCATCATGGACGTCTACTCGCACCTGCTGACGGAGCGGATCATCTACCTCGGCACCGCGATCGACGCGGGCGTCGCGAACGCGCTCGTCGCGCAGCTGCTCCACCTGGAGGCCGACAGCCCCGAGAGCGACATCCAGCTGTACATCAACTGCGAGGGCGGCGACCCGAGCGCGATGCTCGCCGTGTACGACACGCTGCGCTACATCCGCCCGCAGGTGGCGACGACGTGCGTGGGGCAGGCGGTCGCCGTCGGCGCCGTGCTCCTCGCCGCGGGCGCCCCCGGCAAGCGCGCCGCGCTGCCGCACACCCGCGTCGTCCTGCACCAGCCGATGGGGCAGGGCCGGGGGGCGATCCCGGACCTCATCCTCCAGGCGGACGAGGTCGTCCGTGTGCGCGCGGACATCGAGCGCATCCTCGCCCGGCACACCGGGCAGGAGACCGCGACGCTGCGCGCCGACACCGATCGCGACCGCGTGTTCACCGCGAAGTCGGCGGTGGACTACGGCCTCATCGACCACGTCATCGAGGAACGGCACCCGCTCCCCGCGTAGGCGGCCTAGGCGGCCAGCGCGTAGGCGGCCCGGCAGGCGGGGCTCGCCGGGGCGGCCGGGGCGGGGGCGGCCAGCAGGGTCGTCGCGACCGCGAGCGTCAGGTCGCCGAGCGTCACGTCCAGGGCGCCGGCGACCGCGGCGATCATCTCGCTCGACGGCTCCTTGACCCCCCGCTCCATCTCGGAGAGGTACTGCGGCGAGACGCCGGCGCGCCGGGCGGTCTCCACCAGGATCTCGCCGCGCTCGAGGCGCAGCCGCCGCAGGCACTCGCCGAGCGCGTCGCGCCACAGGGGTTCCGCCGGCGGGCGCGGCGCGGTCGGCTCGTCGGCGGGCTTGAGCGGGCGGGTGGTCTCGGCCATGCGCACATCGTAAGTCGGCGGCGGCGGGACGCTCCAGGCGTTCCGCCCACCGCAGAACGAAGACGGCCGTCACCTTACACCGCGAAGTTTATCGGCGTAGCCCTTGCCGCTCCGCTCTTACGCTTGTAACGTTACAGACGTAAGCAAACAAGCGAAGCATGAGGAGCCACGCCGTGATCAGCACCGTCGCCATCACCGCCACCGAGATCGTGCTGCCCGGGAAGGTCGAGCCGGACGGCCTCGAACTTCGGGCCCGCGAACTGCCCGAGCCCGCGAAGGGCCAGGTCGTCCTGCGGATGGACGCGACGGGCGTCTCGTTCGCCGAGCAGCAGATGCGCCGCGGCAAGTACTTCGACCAGCCGCCCTTCCCCTTCGTGCCCGGCTACGACCTGGTGGGCACGGTCGTCGCCACCGGCCCCGGAGTCGACCCCGAACTACGAGGCGGCCGGTTCGCCGCGGTCACGAAGGTCGGCGCGTGGGCCAGCCACCTGGTGGTCGACGCCGCCGGCCTGATGCCCGTCCCGGACGGCCTGGACCCGGCCGACGCGGAGGCCGTGGTCGTCAACGGCATCACCGCCTGGCAGATGCTGCACCGGACCGCGAAGGTCGGCGCGGGCGACACCATCGTGGTGCTCGGCGCCAACGGCGGCGTCGGCTCCACGCTCGTCCAGCTCGCCCGGCACGCCGGCGTCACGGTGATCGGGACGGCGTCGGAACGCCACCACGCGGCACTGCGCGACATGGGGGTGACGCCGGTCGACTACCGCGACCCGGACATGTACGCCCGGATCCGCGACCTCGCGCCGGACGGCGTCGACGCCGTCTTCGACCACGTCGGCGGCGCGGGGCTGGAGCGGTCGTGGCGGCTGCTGCGGCGCGGCGGCACGCTCGTCTCGTACGGCACCGCGGCGACGAAGGACGACGAGGGCAACTCGCAGGCGCCCGTCCTGAAGCTGTTCGGGCAGCTCGCCGCCTGGAACACCCTGCCGAACGGCAGGAGCGCCCACTTCTACAACCTCTGGGGAGGCAAGCGCCGCTGCCGGGCGTCCTGGCAGCGCCGGATGAGCGAGGACCTCGCCCAGGTCCTGCGGCTGGTCGCCGACGGCGCCCTCGTCCCGCGGGTCGCCGCACGCGTCCCCCTGGCCGACGCCGCCGAGGCGCTGAAGCTCGCCGAATCCCGCACGGTCGCCGGCAAGGTCGTCATCGTCCCCGAAGCCTGACGCCGCCGCGGCTAGCCGAGGCGCTGGTCGACGGGGCCGACGAAGAGCGGGGACTTCCAGAGGTCGTGGGTGAAGGGAACGCCGGTGATCTCGGCGGCGAGGGCGAAAGAGGGCGCGAGCCGGTCCGGGGCCACGCGGCTGAGGGCGGCCGCCCGTGCGTCCGCGGGTTCGGTGGGCAGGCCGACCTTGCGCATGGCCCGGGACAGGCGGTCCGGATCGCTTCCCCATCTGCGGGGCGGCCAGAACGGGTCGAACACGGTGATCGCTTCCCCCTCGGCGGCGTACACGAATCTGTCTTCCGCGTAGTCGTGGCGGGAGACGGCGACCATCTCGCAGCCCAGCGAGAAAGCGGTGTAGTACTCCTCCAGGATCGCGTACCAGCCCAGCGGTTCGATGGCGACGCTCCAGCCGTTCGCCTGCACCGCACCAACGTATCCGCCTCCGTCTCCGCCATCGGTCTCCAGGGCGTATTCATCGGCGACGCCCCAAAGGTCTCCGATGGTCATCTGCTCCACAGAAGCTCCGGGTGGCCCGAACCGGCGAAGGACGTCCGCGGGTGCGAGCCCACGGAAGAACGACACGCAGCAGATCTCGTCCAGGGACAACTCGTCCTCCTTTGGGAGAGACGGGAGCTTTTCACGTGGGGCTGACATCCGGGGTCAGGGGGAGGCGGAGGGTGAGGTGGGCGCCGGTGTCGGTGGCGGCGATCGTGAGGGTGCCGCAGTGGGCGTGGGCGATCTCGCGGGCGATGGCGAGGCCGAGGCCGGTGCCGCCGGCGCCGCGGCTGCGGGCGGAGTCGAGGCGGGTGAAGCGTTCGAAGACGCGTTCGCGGTCGGACGGCGGGATGCCGGGGCCGTCGTCGGCGACCGTGAGGCAGGCCCACGAACCGGCTCGGGCGACCTCGATGCGGACCGTCGACTCCGCGTACCGTTCGGCGTTGTCGAGGAGGTTGCCGAGCAACCGGACGAGCTGCATCCGGACGGCCGACACCGTGACGCCGGGTGCGAGTTCGGTGACGAGCGCGTGCGCGGTGGTCCGGCGGTGGAGTTCGGCCGCCGCGAGGGTCGCGAGGTCGACGGGCTCGTGGGCGACGGTCCCGCCGGTGCCGATGCGGGCGAGCAGCAGGAGATCGGTGACGATCGATTCGAGGCGGTCGGTGTCGCGGAGGGCGGAGCGGACGACGGCGGGGAGGTCGTTGTCGTCGGGGTGCGTGGCGGCGTCTTCGAGGTTGGCGCGCAGGCCCGCGATGGGGGTGCGGAGTTCGTGGGAGGCGTCGGAGGCGAACTGGCGCTGGCGGGCGACGGCCTTCTCGAGTCGGTCGAGGGTGGCGTTGGCGGTGCGGGCGAGCTGGGCGAGCTCGTCGTCGCCGGACGGCTGGGGGACGCGGCGGGACAGGTCGGTGGCGCTGATCTCGGCGAGCTGCGCGCGGATGGCCTCGACGGGGCCGAGGGTGTGGCCGACGACGCGCCAGGTGATCCAGGCGGCGAGGGCGGCGAAGGTGAGGACGGCGAGCAGGAGGACGGCTTCGAGGAGGCCGGTGCTGAGGTAGGCGGGGAGGGGTTTGGCGGCGTAGACGACGGGGGATTCGGGGGCGGTGCTGACGCGGATGGCCTCGATGACGGAGCAGTGGCGGTCCGGCCAGGTGCCGCGGCATTCGGTGTAGTCGCGGACGCGCATGTTGCTGGACGGCCAGAGTGTGCTCACCGGGAAACGGTCCGTAGCCGGTGCGTTGGCGTTCTGGACGCGTCCGCCCGGTTCGACCACTTGCAGCACAATGTCGCCGCGAGTGTCCGGTATGGGGGTGCGGAGGGTGCCGTCGCGGACGCCGCCGCTGACGCGCCGGGCGTCCGCCTGGGTCTGCCGGAGCGACTCGGCCTCGACGGTGGTGCGCACCGCGAAGTCCACGCCGATGGCGGTCGCGCCGAAGACGAGAGCGGCGATCACGGCGGCGACGAACGTGTCCCGGGCCCTGATCGACCGGGGGCGGATCCGCATGGCCCCTCCCGTTGGGTCCATCACAGATTGTCACGTGACCGTTGCTTGACCCGCATGCTACCGACCGGTCACAAATCGGCGGCCCGAAACTCGCCGCTTGGTTTTCATCCCTGCTCAGCGGGACATCCCGTTTTATGACGGTTCCCCCCAGAGCATCAGGGACGGACACATGGGCAGGGACGTGGCCTCGGCCAACATCAGCGGCGAGGATCGGCGGCGCTACAGGGAAAAGGTGCGCAGGTGCCTGGACGTCCTGGCGCGCATGCTCGGCGAGTCCCAGTTCGACTTCCGGCGCCCGCACATCGGCCTGGAGATCGAGCTGAACCTGATCGACGCCGTCGGCGACCCGCTGATGCGCAATGCGGACGTCCTGAAGGCGATCGCCGACCCGGCATGGGCGACCGAGCTGGGCCAGTTCAACCTGGAGATCAACATCCCGCCGCGGGAGCTGGGCGGGGAGGGCGCCGGGGAGCTGGAGTCGGAGGTCCGCGACCACCTGCTGCACGCGGACGGGCGGGCGCAGGAGGTCGGCGGGCGGCTGGTGATGATCGGGATCCTGCCGACGCTGCGGCGCGGCGACATCGGTGAGGAGACGCTGTCGGCGAACGCGCGGTACAAGATGCTGAACGACCAGATCTTCGCGGCGCGCGGCGAGGAGTTCCACATCGCGATCGACGGCGCGGAGCCGCTGCGGATGCACGCCGACAACATCACCCCCGAGGCGGCCTGCACGAGCGTGCAGTTCCATCTGCAGGTGAGCCCGGACCAGTTCGGCGCGTACTGGAACGCGGCGCAGGCGGTGGCGGGCCCGCAGGTGGCGACCGCGGCGAACTCGCCGTTCCTGTTCGGGCACCGGCTGTGGCAGGAGTCGCGGATCCGGTTGTTCGAGCAGTCGACCGACACCCGTCCGGACGAGCTGAAGGCGCAGGGCGTCCGGCCGCGGGTGTGGTTCGGGGAACGCTGGATCACGTCGGTGTTCGACCTGTTCGAGGAGAACACCCGGTACTTCCCGGCGTTGCTGCCGTTGTGCGACGAGGAGGATCCGCGCGCGGTCCTGGACGCGGGCGGGGTGCCGCAGCTCGGCGAGCTGACCTTGCACAACGGGACGGTCTACCGCTGGAACCGTCCGATCTACGCGGTGTTCAAGGGCCGTCCGCATCTGCGGGTGGAGAACCGGGTGCTGCCGGCGGGGCCGTCGGCGGCGGACGTGGTCGCGAACGGCGCGTTCTACTACGGCGTGGTGCGGGCGCTGGCGGAGGAGGACCGGCCGGTGTGGACGCGGCTGTCGTTCAACACCGCGGAGGAGAACCTGCATCGCGCGGCCCGCGACGGGATGGACGCGATGATGTACTGGCCGGGCATGGGGAACGTGCCTGCGGCGGAGCTGGTGCTGCGCAAGCTGCTGCCGCTGGCCTACGAGGGGCTCGACCGGTGGGGCGTCGATCCGGCGCGGCGGGACCGGCTGCTCGGCATCATCGAGCGCCGCTGCGTGACCGGACGGACGGGCGCCGCGTGGCAGGTCGGGACGGTCGAGGAGCTCGAGCGGTCCGGGGCGTCGCGGCAGGACGCGCTGCGGATGATGACGCGCGCGTACGCGGCGCACATGCGGGGCAACGAGCCCGTCCACACCTGGCCGATCGGGGTGTGATCCCGACTTCTTCACAAGAAGCGCACATTTCACCCCCAGGGCCTCCATAGCGGGCTTCTAGAGTCGGGTGCCGTGACGGTCAACGAACACGGCACGGACGTGCCCGCGCAGCGGATCCTCGTCGTCGAGGACGAACGGACCATCGCCCGCGCGGTCGCCGACCGGCTCACCGCGGAGGGGTTCGCGGTGCGGGTCGCCGGCGACGGCCCCACCGCCGTCGAACGCGCCCGCGACTGGACGCCGGACCTGATCGTCCTCGACGTGATGCTGCCCGGCTTCGACGGCCTCGAAGTGTGCCGCCGCGTGCAGGCCGAACGTCCCGTCCCGGTGCTGATGCTCACCGCCCGCGACGACGAGACGGACCTGCTCGTCGGCCTCGGCGTCGGCGCCGACGACTACGTGACCAAGCCGTTCAGCATGCGCGAGCTGGTCGCCCGCATCCGCGCGGTGCTCCGCCGCGTCGACCGTCCCGCCCCGGAGCCGCGCGCCGAGGCGCCGCGCCCCGAGCCGCTGCGCGCCGGGGACCTGGAGGTCGACCCGGAGGCGCGGCGCGTCCGCCGGGACGGACGCGAGGTGCACCTCACGCCGATCGAGTTCGACCTGCTCGCGTGCCTGCTGCGCAACCGCGGCACCGTCCTGACCCGCGCCGTCCTGCTGGAACGGGTGTGGGACTGGACGGACGCGTCCGGAACCCGCGTCGTCGACAGCCACGTCAAAGCGCTGCGCCGCAAACTCGGGCAGGACCTCATCCGCACCGTGCACGGCGTCGGCTACAGCTTGGAGGACGCGACGTGAACACGGTGGGCAGGCTGTGGGCGCGGCTGCCCCGGCCGCTGGACCCGCTGCGCTCCATCAAGGTCAAGTTCGGCGTCGTGGTGGTCGTCACCGCGTGCGTGGCCGTGCTGATCGTGCTGTGGGGCTACCCGCTGGGGTTCCGCGCGCGGGAGACGATGCCGGTCGGCATGCTGATCTCGCTCGTGGTCATCCAGCTGATCGCGCACGGCATGACCGCGCCGCTGCGGGAGATGACGGCGGCGGCGCGGGCGATGGCGCGCGGCGACTACAGCCGCCGCGTCCGCGCCACGTCCCGCGACGAGGTCGGCGAACTGGCGGAGGCGTTCAACCGGATGGCCGCCGACCTCGCCGAGGTCGAGCGGCAGCGCCGCGAGTTCGTCGCGAACGTCTCGCACGAGCTGCGCACCCCGATCAGCGCGCTGCGGGCCGTCCTGGAGAACGTCGCCGACGGCGTCACCCCGGCGTCGCCGGAGACGCTGGAGTCGGCCCTCGACCAGACCGAGCGGCTCGGCCGGCTCGTCACCCAGCTGCTGGAACTGTCCCGGGTGGAGGCGGGCGCGACGCCCCTCGACCCGGCCCGGATGGACGTCGCCGCGTTCGTCGACGACGTCGTCGCCGAGGCCGCCGCGGGACACCCGGACGCGCTGTTCGACACGGACGTGCCGTCCGGCCTGCAGGCCGTCGCCGACCGCGACCGGCTGCACCAGATCGTCGCGAACCTGCTGGACAACGCCGTCCGGCACGGCCCGGCGGGGACCCCCGTCACGCTGGCCGCACGGCCCGCGGGCCCGTCCGGCGGGCTCGTCGTCGAGGTCGCCGACCGCGGCCCCGGCATCCCGCCCGAAGAACGGACGCGGGTGTTCGAACGCTTCTCGCGCGGCGCCGCGTCCG
The nucleotide sequence above comes from Actinomadura algeriensis. Encoded proteins:
- a CDS encoding glutamate--cysteine ligase family protein, producing the protein MGRDVASANISGEDRRRYREKVRRCLDVLARMLGESQFDFRRPHIGLEIELNLIDAVGDPLMRNADVLKAIADPAWATELGQFNLEINIPPRELGGEGAGELESEVRDHLLHADGRAQEVGGRLVMIGILPTLRRGDIGEETLSANARYKMLNDQIFAARGEEFHIAIDGAEPLRMHADNITPEAACTSVQFHLQVSPDQFGAYWNAAQAVAGPQVATAANSPFLFGHRLWQESRIRLFEQSTDTRPDELKAQGVRPRVWFGERWITSVFDLFEENTRYFPALLPLCDEEDPRAVLDAGGVPQLGELTLHNGTVYRWNRPIYAVFKGRPHLRVENRVLPAGPSAADVVANGAFYYGVVRALAEEDRPVWTRLSFNTAEENLHRAARDGMDAMMYWPGMGNVPAAELVLRKLLPLAYEGLDRWGVDPARRDRLLGIIERRCVTGRTGAAWQVGTVEELERSGASRQDALRMMTRAYAAHMRGNEPVHTWPIGV
- a CDS encoding DUF6461 domain-containing protein, whose protein sequence is MSLDEICCVSFFRGLAPADVLRRFGPPGASVEQMTIGDLWGVADEYALETDGGDGGGYVGAVQANGWSVAIEPLGWYAILEEYYTAFSLGCEMVAVSRHDYAEDRFVYAAEGEAITVFDPFWPPRRWGSDPDRLSRAMRKVGLPTEPADARAAALSRVAPDRLAPSFALAAEITGVPFTHDLWKSPLFVGPVDQRLG
- a CDS encoding medium chain dehydrogenase/reductase family protein; amino-acid sequence: MISTVAITATEIVLPGKVEPDGLELRARELPEPAKGQVVLRMDATGVSFAEQQMRRGKYFDQPPFPFVPGYDLVGTVVATGPGVDPELRGGRFAAVTKVGAWASHLVVDAAGLMPVPDGLDPADAEAVVVNGITAWQMLHRTAKVGAGDTIVVLGANGGVGSTLVQLARHAGVTVIGTASERHHAALRDMGVTPVDYRDPDMYARIRDLAPDGVDAVFDHVGGAGLERSWRLLRRGGTLVSYGTAATKDDEGNSQAPVLKLFGQLAAWNTLPNGRSAHFYNLWGGKRRCRASWQRRMSEDLAQVLRLVADGALVPRVAARVPLADAAEALKLAESRTVAGKVVIVPEA
- a CDS encoding response regulator transcription factor, with the protein product MTVNEHGTDVPAQRILVVEDERTIARAVADRLTAEGFAVRVAGDGPTAVERARDWTPDLIVLDVMLPGFDGLEVCRRVQAERPVPVLMLTARDDETDLLVGLGVGADDYVTKPFSMRELVARIRAVLRRVDRPAPEPRAEAPRPEPLRAGDLEVDPEARRVRRDGREVHLTPIEFDLLACLLRNRGTVLTRAVLLERVWDWTDASGTRVVDSHVKALRRKLGQDLIRTVHGVGYSLEDAT
- a CDS encoding HAMP domain-containing sensor histidine kinase, which produces MNTVGRLWARLPRPLDPLRSIKVKFGVVVVVTACVAVLIVLWGYPLGFRARETMPVGMLISLVVIQLIAHGMTAPLREMTAAARAMARGDYSRRVRATSRDEVGELAEAFNRMAADLAEVERQRREFVANVSHELRTPISALRAVLENVADGVTPASPETLESALDQTERLGRLVTQLLELSRVEAGATPLDPARMDVAAFVDDVVAEAAAGHPDALFDTDVPSGLQAVADRDRLHQIVANLLDNAVRHGPAGTPVTLAARPAGPSGGLVVEVADRGPGIPPEERTRVFERFSRGAASGPRAGTPGGGTGLGLAIARWATDLHGGEITVLDAPAGCRIRVVIPPNPGGSP
- a CDS encoding sensor histidine kinase, which encodes MRIRPRSIRARDTFVAAVIAALVFGATAIGVDFAVRTTVEAESLRQTQADARRVSGGVRDGTLRTPIPDTRGDIVLQVVEPGGRVQNANAPATDRFPVSTLWPSSNMRVRDYTECRGTWPDRHCSVIEAIRVSTAPESPVVYAAKPLPAYLSTGLLEAVLLLAVLTFAALAAWITWRVVGHTLGPVEAIRAQLAEISATDLSRRVPQPSGDDELAQLARTANATLDRLEKAVARQRQFASDASHELRTPIAGLRANLEDAATHPDDNDLPAVVRSALRDTDRLESIVTDLLLLARIGTGGTVAHEPVDLATLAAAELHRRTTAHALVTELAPGVTVSAVRMQLVRLLGNLLDNAERYAESTVRIEVARAGSWACLTVADDGPGIPPSDRERVFERFTRLDSARSRGAGGTGLGLAIAREIAHAHCGTLTIAATDTGAHLTLRLPLTPDVSPT